In Bradysia coprophila strain Holo2 unplaced genomic scaffold, BU_Bcop_v1 contig_352, whole genome shotgun sequence, a single window of DNA contains:
- the LOC119081194 gene encoding exosome complex component RRP46: MSNTSDTNTEDIIRPMHCELHALTRSDGSALLTQGETAVMASVYGPIEVRLQNLRIDKAHVEVYYRPKSGLPSVGDRLREQMIRNTCETALLSVLYPRTAITIQLQEMEDNEGLIACSVNAACLALISSGLSMKFLIGAVHCIVDANSDIILDPNHRQSAEAVAHFTFVFDSVQKSTVALHTSGKYTIGQYNDALVRCKEACHLVFQFYKEAVKKFAKVL; the protein is encoded by the exons atgtcgAATACTAGTGACACCAACACAGAAGACATTATTCGACCAATGCACTGTGAATTGCACGCATTGACTCGATCTGATGGGTCTGCTTTGCTCACACAAG GAGAAACGGCAGTGATGGCATCCGTGTACGGTCCAATTGAGGTGAGACTACAAAATCTGCGTATTGATAAGGCTCATGTCGAAGTTTATTATCGGCCTAAAAGCGGACTTCCCAGTGTTGGTGACCGGTTAAGAGAGCAGATGATACGGAATACCTGTGAAACGGCGCTACTATCTGTCCTATATCCGCGAACGGCAATAACTATACAGTTACAAGAAATGGAGGACAATGAAGGG CTGATCGCATGTTCTGTAAACGCTGCCTGCTTGGCATTGATTAGCAGCGGTTTGTCCATGAAATTCCTAATCGGAGCCGTTCATTGCATTGTTGATGCAAATAGTGACATAATACTCGATCCAAATCATCGACAATCGGCCGAAGCAGTGGCTCATTTTACATTCGTTTTCGATAGCGTGCAGAAGAGCACGGTAGCACTTCATACATCGGGTAAATACACAATTGGGCAGTACAATGACGCTCTGGTTCGCTGTAAAGAAGCTTGTCATTTGGTGTTCCAATTTTATAAGGAAGCggtaaaaaaatttgcaaaagttCTGTGA